A DNA window from Gillisia sp. Hel1_33_143 contains the following coding sequences:
- a CDS encoding IS3 family transposase, producing the protein MIQCFGVSKQAFYKRLKSHQNRQTEQQLIIRLIKEYRSQYGLRTGGIKLYQELKADMNRLGIKIGRDKFYRVMRMNNLLVPKLKRFHITTDSKHRFFKYKNLIKDKVPTRPEQLWVSDITYIKTQNGHSYLALVTDAYSKQIMGYKLASHMKTSLCIDALRMAIKNRKYKNHKLIHHSDRGIQYCNPQYTSFTEEHGIQMSMTEKYDPYENAVAERVNRTLKYEYDLKRTIKNTNLAKKMVKRAVEIYNNKRPHFSLKLNTPNFVHLNRNVDYHSYKRNKQNLELLTI; encoded by the coding sequence TTGATCCAATGTTTTGGGGTTTCCAAACAAGCTTTTTATAAGCGCTTAAAATCTCATCAGAACAGGCAAACAGAGCAACAGCTAATTATTCGACTCATCAAAGAGTATCGGAGTCAGTATGGACTGCGTACCGGTGGAATTAAACTTTATCAGGAATTAAAGGCTGACATGAACCGACTCGGTATTAAAATAGGAAGAGATAAATTCTATCGAGTAATGAGAATGAATAACCTGCTCGTTCCTAAATTAAAGCGGTTCCATATCACAACTGATTCAAAACACAGATTCTTTAAATACAAAAACCTGATAAAAGACAAAGTGCCCACCAGGCCGGAACAACTTTGGGTAAGCGATATCACTTATATCAAAACACAGAACGGACACAGTTACCTGGCATTAGTCACAGACGCCTATTCTAAGCAAATTATGGGTTATAAATTAGCAAGCCATATGAAGACATCACTTTGCATCGATGCGCTTAGAATGGCCATTAAAAATAGAAAATACAAGAATCATAAACTCATTCATCATTCAGATCGTGGAATTCAGTATTGCAATCCCCAATACACCAGCTTTACTGAGGAACATGGAATACAAATGAGCATGACCGAGAAATACGACCCATACGAGAATGCCGTGGCTGAGAGAGTCAACAGAACCCTTAAATATGAATATGATTTAAAACGAACTATAAAAAATACTAACTTAGCGAAGAAGATGGTCAAACGAGCTGTTGAGATTTACAACAACAAAAGACCTCATTTTAGCCTCAAATTGAACACCCCTAACTTTGTTCATTTGAATCGAAATGTAGACTATCATTCCTACAAAAGGAACAAACAAAATTTAGAATTATTAACCATTTAA
- a CDS encoding IS630 transposase-related protein has protein sequence MKEQNEHCRKTSYKKVGYDLKLVIIDQIQNAQISINHASDKYQVSRASIYYWLKKYSTLEQKKQGMSKKDEIKKLKEKIEELEFVKDFQQDIIADMELITGVDMSKKSLPKTLADEIEKKKQNRLKENG, from the coding sequence ATGAAAGAACAAAATGAACACTGTCGAAAAACTTCCTACAAAAAAGTAGGGTATGATCTTAAGCTAGTTATTATTGATCAGATCCAAAATGCACAAATCTCTATCAATCATGCTTCCGATAAGTATCAGGTTTCCAGAGCTTCCATCTATTACTGGTTGAAAAAATACAGTACTTTAGAACAAAAGAAACAAGGGATGAGCAAGAAAGATGAGATCAAGAAACTCAAAGAAAAAATAGAGGAATTAGAGTTTGTAAAAGACTTCCAACAAGACATTATTGCTGACATGGAACTTATTACCGGAGTTGATATGTCAAAAAAGTCATTGCCCAAAACATTAGCAGACGAGATCGAAAAAAAGAAGCAAAACCGTTTAAAAGAAAATGGTTGA
- a CDS encoding MutS-related protein, which yields MNWILGFILILIVIYLVSIQLKKARNKSTRKTLIENWGKSKDMNTVDFNLINQFFKNHKSPENVFQIISDNTWDDLDMNEVFNLLDRTTSKVGQQYLYYKLRTITGISELKRFAKLTEVFKSNQSLRIKSQLELSKLSSNKAYHLEEMFRSKNLEKSSKIWLFRFLSIAAISSIILSFFNPTWFLLLIPIFFINLVFHYKNKSSIEYYLNGVGQLVTSYRVAKKLSSSEEIKSFYNDFGYLSNVKSILSKIRFIEWEKKLDNGNALLVWFLTEIIKITFNLEPILFYSFQNLLENKEKDIKELFLFIGEIDSAISCASIQTNNTIFCKPNFISSKDVFTEGMYHPVIENCIPNNLNLENNSLLLTGSNMSGKTTFIRTFSINAILGQTLYFCFAKSFKTPFFKIYSSIRISDDIMNNTSYYLEEVVRIKELINASNEEDCCLFILDELFKGTNTVERIAAGKSILSYLNKKNHIVMVSTHDLELTDLLNQENFDLYHFSETIENDQLFFDHKIKSGKPKSGNAIKILELYDYPFEIIENSKSCSKITLANNGYHK from the coding sequence ATGAATTGGATTTTAGGTTTTATTCTAATTTTAATTGTAATCTACCTTGTTAGTATACAATTGAAGAAAGCGAGAAATAAATCTACACGAAAGACGCTAATAGAAAATTGGGGGAAATCTAAAGATATGAATACTGTAGATTTTAATTTAATCAATCAGTTTTTTAAAAATCATAAATCGCCTGAGAATGTTTTTCAAATAATATCTGACAATACTTGGGACGATTTAGATATGAATGAAGTTTTTAATTTATTAGATAGAACTACTTCAAAAGTAGGGCAGCAATATCTCTATTACAAACTTAGAACAATAACAGGTATTTCTGAATTAAAACGATTTGCAAAACTTACCGAAGTATTTAAGTCAAACCAGTCGTTGCGAATTAAAAGTCAGCTAGAATTATCAAAACTATCATCTAACAAAGCATATCATTTAGAAGAAATGTTTCGTTCCAAAAATTTAGAAAAGTCTAGTAAAATATGGCTATTCCGTTTTCTATCAATAGCTGCAATTTCATCTATTATTCTAAGTTTTTTTAATCCAACATGGTTTCTACTTTTAATCCCGATATTTTTCATAAATCTTGTTTTTCATTATAAAAACAAGTCTTCGATAGAGTATTATTTAAATGGTGTAGGTCAACTGGTAACGAGTTATAGGGTTGCTAAAAAATTAAGCTCTTCAGAAGAAATTAAATCCTTTTATAACGATTTTGGTTATTTAAGTAATGTAAAGTCTATTTTATCAAAAATCAGATTTATTGAGTGGGAGAAAAAACTTGATAATGGAAATGCCCTTTTAGTATGGTTCTTAACAGAAATTATAAAAATTACGTTCAATTTAGAGCCAATACTTTTTTACAGCTTTCAAAATTTATTAGAAAATAAAGAAAAAGACATTAAAGAACTCTTCCTCTTTATTGGTGAAATTGACTCGGCAATATCATGTGCATCAATACAAACGAATAATACCATATTTTGCAAACCAAATTTTATATCTTCAAAAGATGTTTTTACAGAAGGAATGTATCATCCTGTTATTGAAAATTGTATTCCAAACAATCTGAATTTAGAAAACAATAGTTTATTATTAACTGGATCCAATATGTCTGGTAAAACAACTTTTATAAGAACATTTAGTATTAATGCAATTTTAGGACAAACATTATATTTCTGCTTCGCAAAGAGTTTTAAAACTCCATTTTTTAAGATTTATTCATCAATTAGAATTTCAGATGATATAATGAATAATACGAGTTACTATTTAGAAGAAGTTGTCAGGATTAAAGAATTAATCAATGCTTCTAACGAAGAAGATTGTTGTCTATTTATATTGGATGAGCTTTTTAAAGGAACTAATACAGTAGAAAGAATCGCTGCTGGAAAATCGATATTATCCTACTTAAATAAGAAGAACCATATTGTCATGGTTTCTACACATGATTTAGAACTCACTGATTTATTAAATCAGGAAAATTTTGATTTATATCATTTTTCCGAAACCATAGAAAATGATCAATTATTTTTTGACCACAAGATTAAATCAGGAAAGCCAAAGAGTGGAAATGCAATCAAAATTTTAGAGTTATATGACTATCCATTTGAAATTATAGAGAATTCAAAAAGTTGCAGTAAAATAACTTTGGCTAACAACGGTTATCACAAATAA
- a CDS encoding IS3 family transposase encodes MIQCFGVSKQAFYKRLKSHQTRQTEQQLIIRLIKEYRSQYGLRTGGIKLYQELKADMDRLGIKIGRDKFYRLMRMNNLLVPKLKRFHITTDSKHRFFKYKNLIKDKVPTRPEQLWVSDITYIKTQNGHSYLALVTDAYSKQIMGYNLASHMKTSLCIDALRMAIKNRKYKNHKLIHHSDRGIQYCNPQYTSFTEEHGIQMSMTEKYDPYENAVAERVNRTLKYEYDLKRTIKNTNLAKKMVKRAVEIYNNKRPHFSLKLNTPNFVHLNRNVDYHSYKRNKQILELLTI; translated from the coding sequence TTGATCCAATGTTTTGGGGTTTCCAAACAAGCTTTCTATAAGCGGTTAAAATCTCATCAGACCAGGCAAACAGAGCAACAGCTAATCATTCGGCTCATCAAGGAGTATCGGAGTCAGTATGGACTGCGTACCGGTGGAATTAAACTGTATCAGGAATTAAAGGCTGATATGGACAGACTCGGCATTAAAATAGGAAGGGATAAATTCTATCGACTAATGCGAATGAATAACCTGCTCGTTCCTAAATTAAAGCGGTTCCATATCACAACCGATTCAAAACATCGATTCTTTAAATACAAAAACCTGATAAAAGACAAAGTGCCCACCAGGCCGGAACAACTTTGGGTAAGCGATATTACCTATATCAAAACACAGAACGGACACAGTTACCTGGCATTAGTCACAGACGCCTATTCTAAGCAAATTATGGGTTATAATTTAGCAAGCCATATGAAGACATCACTTTGCATCGATGCGCTTAGAATGGCCATTAAAAATAGAAAATACAAGAATCATAAACTCATTCATCATTCCGATCGTGGAATTCAGTATTGCAATCCCCAATACACCAGCTTTACTGAGGAACATGGAATACAAATGAGCATGACCGAGAAATACGACCCATACGAGAATGCCGTGGCTGAGAGAGTCAACAGAACCCTTAAATATGAATATGATTTAAAACGAACTATAAAAAATACTAACTTAGCGAAGAAGATGGTCAAACGAGCTGTTGAGATTTACAATAACAAAAGACCTCATTTTAGCCTCAAATTGAACACCCCTAACTTTGTTCATTTGAATAGAAATGTAGACTATCATTCCTACAAAAGAAACAAACAAATTTTAGAACTATTGACCATTTAA
- a CDS encoding transposase, giving the protein MKEQNEHCRKTSYKKVGYDLKLVIIDQIQNAQISINHASDKYEVSRASIYYWLKKYSTLEQKKQGMSKKDEIKKLKEKIEELEFVKDFQQDIIADMELITGVDMSKKSLPKTLADEIEKKKQNRLKENG; this is encoded by the coding sequence ATGAAAGAACAAAATGAACACTGTCGAAAAACTTCCTACAAAAAAGTAGGGTATGATCTTAAGCTAGTTATTATTGATCAGATCCAGAATGCACAAATCTCTATCAATCATGCTTCCGATAAATATGAGGTTTCCAGAGCTTCCATCTATTATTGGTTGAAAAAATACAGTACTTTAGAACAAAAGAAACAAGGGATGAGCAAGAAAGATGAGATCAAGAAACTCAAAGAAAAAATAGAGGAATTAGAGTTTGTAAAAGACTTCCAACAAGACATTATTGCTGACATGGAACTTATTACCGGAGTTGATATGTCAAAAAAGTCATTGCCCAAAACATTAGCAGACGAGATCGAAAAAAAGAAGCAAAACCGTTTAAAAGAAAATGGTTGA
- a CDS encoding type II toxin-antitoxin system RelE/ParE family toxin — MIKTFADKEADKIWNGTQSRKLPANIQNVARRKLRMINNAQNINDLRIPPANHLEKLSGILEGFHSIRINKQWRIIFKWENDNAFEVQIVDYH; from the coding sequence GTGATTAAAACATTTGCAGACAAAGAAGCTGACAAAATTTGGAACGGAACCCAATCGAGAAAGCTTCCTGCTAATATTCAAAATGTAGCAAGAAGAAAACTGAGAATGATAAATAATGCTCAAAATATAAATGACTTAAGAATCCCTCCAGCGAATCATTTGGAAAAGTTGAGTGGGATTTTAGAAGGTTTTCATAGCATTAGAATTAATAAGCAATGGAGAATAATATTCAAATGGGAAAATGACAATGCTTTTGAAGTTCAAATTGTTGATTACCATTAA
- a CDS encoding IS110 family transposase gives MKNYQEVIGIDVSKNKLDAFAYNRRLHREFSNDVLGYKSLLKWAKSNELKVFFCFENTGHYSLKLALYLSSKNAVYVQENPVVIKRSSGVIREKNDVVDAMMIARYGWLHREELSASELKDKELLEVGRLLALRDQLVRSRTGLKSTLSELKKLLNSSSTDTCCKTLVSSIAHLTSQINKIEKQLKSVIKDSEALSQNYRLITSLKGVGLVVGAQILYHTNNFKRFDSWRQFSSYCGTAPFGHSSGTSIHKRRKCHPMGDRQMKSLLSMAACTAIQHDSELRRYYKKKLEEGKLKMIALNNVRNKLLSRVFAVVKRGTPYVELHKFAA, from the coding sequence ATGAAAAATTACCAAGAAGTAATCGGAATTGATGTTTCAAAAAACAAGTTAGATGCTTTTGCGTATAATCGAAGGTTACATCGGGAGTTCAGTAATGATGTATTGGGTTATAAATCGCTATTGAAATGGGCTAAAAGTAACGAACTAAAAGTGTTTTTTTGTTTTGAGAATACGGGTCATTATTCCTTGAAGTTAGCCTTATATTTATCGTCGAAGAATGCGGTTTATGTGCAGGAAAACCCAGTAGTGATCAAAAGATCCTCCGGAGTAATCAGGGAGAAGAATGATGTTGTAGATGCCATGATGATCGCAAGGTATGGTTGGCTTCACCGGGAGGAACTTTCTGCCAGTGAGCTGAAAGATAAAGAACTCTTGGAAGTAGGCAGATTGCTAGCTTTAAGGGATCAACTGGTTCGAAGTCGTACAGGATTAAAGAGCACGCTTTCCGAGCTAAAAAAATTGCTAAATAGTAGTTCAACTGATACCTGTTGCAAGACGCTGGTAAGCTCTATTGCTCATCTAACTTCTCAAATAAACAAAATAGAGAAGCAGTTAAAATCAGTTATAAAGGATTCTGAAGCATTATCGCAAAATTATCGGTTGATCACTTCTTTAAAAGGCGTGGGTCTGGTTGTGGGAGCCCAAATACTTTATCACACCAATAATTTTAAACGCTTTGATAGCTGGCGCCAATTCTCCAGTTATTGTGGAACCGCTCCTTTTGGTCATAGTTCTGGGACCAGTATTCATAAAAGGCGAAAATGCCACCCGATGGGAGACCGGCAAATGAAGAGTCTGCTTAGCATGGCTGCCTGTACAGCTATTCAACATGATAGTGAATTACGCCGTTATTACAAGAAAAAGCTAGAAGAAGGTAAACTAAAGATGATTGCGCTGAATAATGTTCGCAATAAGCTATTATCCAGAGTGTTTGCAGTAGTAAAACGAGGTACTCCGTATGTGGAACTACATAAATTTGCTGCCTGA
- a CDS encoding IS3 family transposase, translated as MAKEKAKGFASLTKICDCFELKRDAYYKYKCRADKRKKVEQHIITIVKRRRKSLPREGVRKLMKSLGQDFEKQHLKVGRDTLFNVLREHKMLTLRKKYSARTTNSYHRFYKYNNIIKDLKVNRSNQVWVSDITYIRTLKGFCYLALITDMHSRKIVGYDLSDSLELKGCVRALNKAIYQAKDIKGLIHHSDRGIQYCSNVYTQILKRKKIAISMTEENHCYENAMAERVNGILKDEFYLDQVFTNKEHAKRAAKSAIKLYNAIRLHLSLDYQTPNMVYKLTA; from the coding sequence ATAGCAAAGGAAAAAGCTAAGGGATTTGCTTCGTTAACCAAAATATGTGATTGTTTTGAACTAAAGCGAGATGCTTATTATAAGTATAAATGCAGAGCTGATAAGCGAAAAAAGGTTGAACAACATATAATTACCATCGTTAAAAGACGACGTAAATCCCTTCCTAGAGAAGGCGTGAGAAAGCTTATGAAATCCCTAGGACAGGATTTTGAAAAACAACACCTGAAAGTGGGTAGAGACACCCTGTTCAATGTTCTTAGAGAACATAAAATGTTGACATTAAGAAAAAAGTACAGTGCCAGAACAACCAATTCGTATCACAGGTTTTATAAGTACAATAACATTATAAAAGATCTAAAAGTAAACCGATCTAATCAAGTTTGGGTATCGGACATTACGTATATCAGAACTCTAAAAGGATTTTGTTACCTAGCACTCATTACAGATATGCATTCCAGAAAGATTGTGGGTTATGACCTTAGTGATAGCCTAGAACTTAAAGGATGCGTGAGAGCACTTAATAAAGCGATTTACCAAGCCAAAGACATCAAAGGGCTCATACACCATTCAGACAGAGGGATACAATATTGCAGCAATGTGTATACTCAAATCCTTAAAAGAAAAAAGATAGCTATCAGTATGACTGAAGAAAATCACTGTTACGAAAATGCAATGGCAGAACGCGTAAATGGGATCCTGAAAGATGAATTCTATCTCGATCAGGTCTTCACAAACAAGGAACACGCGAAAAGAGCAGCAAAAAGTGCCATTAAATTATATAATGCAATTAGATTACATTTATCTTTAGACTATCAAACTCCAAATATGGTATATAAATTAACAGCGTAA
- a CDS encoding IS630 transposase-related protein has protein sequence MKEQNEHCRKTSYKKVGYDLKLVIIDQIQNAQISINHASDKYQVSRASIYYWLKKYSTLEQKKQGMSKKDEIKKLKEKIEELEFVKDFQQDIIADMELITGVDMSKKSLPKTLADEIEKKKQNRLKENG, from the coding sequence ATGAAAGAACAAAATGAACACTGTCGAAAAACTTCCTACAAAAAAGTAGGGTATGATCTTAAGCTAGTTATTATTGATCAGATCCAAAATGCACAAATCTCTATCAATCATGCTTCCGATAAATATCAGGTTTCCAGAGCTTCCATCTATTACTGGTTGAAAAAATACAGTACTTTAGAACAAAAGAAACAAGGGATGAGCAAGAAAGATGAGATCAAGAAACTCAAAGAAAAAATAGAGGAATTAGAGTTTGTAAAAGACTTCCAACAAGACATTATTGCTGACATGGAACTCATTACCGGAGTCGATATGTCAAAAAAGTCATTGCCCAAAACATTAGCAGACGAGATCGAAAAAAAGAAGCAAAACCGTTTAAAAGAAAATGGTTGA
- a CDS encoding TPM domain-containing protein, whose translation MSTYISIIQMTFRTILLILILTLFSCKTAKVEAEFKEPKSEITISKFPKQIGLVNDFEKIFTEDQKVQLTKFLAYYKETSFREIAVITIDSIPENIEFDKYAIKLSDNWKVGKDNDGNGLTVVYSRTLRKVRISTTDKTKDLYLSDKFCQKVIDEKMIPEFKNGNYYDGILLGLNELIRKWI comes from the coding sequence ATGTCAACCTATATCAGTATAATACAAATGACATTTAGAACAATTTTATTAATCTTGATTTTGACTTTATTCTCTTGCAAAACTGCAAAAGTGGAAGCCGAATTCAAAGAGCCGAAATCTGAAATAACTATATCGAAATTTCCAAAACAAATTGGTTTAGTAAACGACTTTGAAAAAATATTTACAGAAGATCAAAAAGTCCAGCTGACTAAATTTCTAGCTTATTATAAAGAAACTTCATTCCGTGAAATTGCTGTAATAACCATAGATTCAATTCCTGAAAATATTGAATTTGACAAGTACGCGATTAAACTTTCGGACAATTGGAAAGTCGGAAAAGATAATGACGGAAACGGACTTACTGTTGTGTATAGCAGAACATTAAGAAAAGTGAGAATATCTACAACTGATAAAACCAAAGACCTTTATTTATCTGACAAATTTTGTCAAAAAGTAATCGATGAAAAAATGATTCCTGAATTTAAAAATGGAAATTACTATGACGGAATCTTATTAGGATTAAATGAATTAATTCGAAAATGGATATAA
- a CDS encoding IS3 family transposase encodes MIQCFGVSKQAFYKRLKSHQNRQTEQQLIIRLIKEYRSQYGLRTGGIKLYQELKADMDRLGIKIGRDKFYRVMRMNNLLVPKLKRFHITTDSKHRFFKYKNLVKDKVPTRPEQLWVSDITYIKTQNGHSYLALVTDAYSKQIMGYKLASHMKTSLCIDALKMAIKNRKYKNQKLIHHSDRGIQYCNPQYTSFTEEHGIQMSMTEKYDPYENAMAERINRTLKYEYDLKRTIKNTNLAKKMVKRAVEIYNNKRPHFSLKLNTPNFVHLNRNVDYHSYKRNKQNLELLTI; translated from the coding sequence TTGATCCAATGTTTTGGGGTTTCCAAACAAGCTTTTTATAAGCGCTTAAAATCTCATCAGAACAGGCAAACAGAGCAACAGCTAATTATTCGACTCATCAAAGAGTATCGGAGTCAGTATGGACTGCGTACCGGTGGAATTAAACTGTATCAGGAATTAAAGGCTGATATGGACAGACTCGGTATTAAAATAGGAAGGGATAAATTCTATCGAGTAATGCGAATGAATAACCTGCTCGTTCCTAAATTAAAGCGGTTCCATATCACAACCGATTCAAAACACCGGTTCTTTAAATACAAAAACCTCGTAAAAGACAAAGTTCCCACCAGGCCGGAACAACTTTGGGTAAGCGATATTACCTATATCAAAACGCAGAACGGACACAGTTACTTGGCATTAGTCACAGACGCCTATTCTAAGCAAATTATGGGTTATAAATTGGCAAGCCATATGAAGACATCACTTTGCATCGATGCGCTTAAAATGGCCATTAAAAACAGGAAATACAAGAATCAGAAACTCATTCATCATTCAGATCGTGGAATTCAGTATTGCAATCCCCAATACACCAGCTTTACTGAGGAACATGGAATACAAATGAGCATGACCGAGAAATACGACCCATACGAGAATGCCATGGCTGAGAGAATCAACAGAACCCTTAAATATGAATATGATTTAAAACGGACTATAAAAAATACTAACTTAGCGAAGAAGATGGTCAAACGAGCTGTTGAGATTTACAACAACAAAAGACCTCATTTTAGTCTCAAATTGAACACCCCTAACTTTGTTCATTTGAATCGAAATGTAGACTATCATTCCTACAAAAGGAACAAACAAAATTTAGAATTATTAACCATTTAA
- a CDS encoding abortive infection family protein, which produces MKPNERFNLITEIALKLQAEQNTTGINILLSGYGIQTDTVDIVPSKRIYVIDLLKSQPNKVILQIASDQGIYLLRKIVKSKIDFSYLLESNQLHSVIDDFNRAYENLESDPEQSNASASSTLESICKSICDFFEEDYPKALHMQPLISKAYKLLNLSPDQHADEHIKKILGGLNSVATGIGTLRSKNSSAHGHGIKKVRLSTRHSRLVVNSCMTIGLFILETYYANYVDK; this is translated from the coding sequence TTGAAACCCAACGAAAGATTCAATTTAATTACAGAGATTGCTCTCAAACTACAAGCAGAACAAAATACTACTGGTATAAATATCTTATTATCTGGATATGGAATACAAACTGATACTGTTGATATTGTGCCTAGCAAGAGAATTTATGTGATTGATTTATTAAAATCACAACCAAATAAAGTTATTCTGCAGATTGCTTCAGACCAAGGAATATATCTACTAAGGAAGATCGTTAAATCGAAAATAGATTTTTCTTACTTACTGGAATCGAATCAACTACATAGTGTTATTGACGATTTTAATAGAGCTTATGAAAATCTAGAATCAGACCCTGAGCAATCTAATGCGAGTGCTTCATCAACTCTAGAAAGTATTTGTAAATCCATATGTGATTTTTTTGAAGAAGATTATCCAAAGGCTTTGCATATGCAACCATTAATCTCTAAAGCTTATAAATTATTAAACTTATCTCCAGATCAACATGCAGATGAACACATTAAAAAAATTCTGGGAGGATTAAATAGTGTTGCCACAGGAATTGGTACTTTAAGATCAAAAAATAGTTCTGCTCATGGACATGGAATTAAAAAAGTAAGACTCAGTACTAGACATTCAAGGTTAGTAGTCAATTCCTGTATGACAATTGGATTATTTATTTTAGAAACCTACTATGCAAATTATGTAGATAAATAA
- a CDS encoding Crp/Fnr family transcriptional regulator, translating to MFDKLLKHLQEKVELTDNDRKRIPMFFEHKKIRKRQFLIQEGDFCKNLTFVSEGIIKSYTLDDKGNEHISLFAWEGWWVSDFRSFICGEKSILSIDAIEDSEVLVISKPNYERLLEEIPVMERYFRILYQNSLVTKDRRLISSNTYSAEEKYKELVSMYPQIPQRIPQHLIASYLGVTPETISRIKKNI from the coding sequence ATGTTTGATAAACTGTTAAAACATCTTCAGGAGAAAGTAGAATTAACTGATAATGACCGCAAACGGATACCTATGTTCTTTGAGCATAAAAAAATACGTAAACGTCAATTTCTAATACAGGAGGGTGATTTTTGTAAAAATCTGACTTTTGTTTCAGAAGGTATTATTAAATCTTATACGTTAGATGATAAAGGAAATGAACACATAAGTTTATTCGCATGGGAAGGCTGGTGGGTATCAGATTTTAGAAGTTTTATATGTGGTGAAAAATCTATATTATCAATAGACGCAATAGAAGATAGTGAAGTTTTAGTAATTTCTAAACCAAACTATGAAAGATTATTAGAAGAAATCCCTGTTATGGAACGCTATTTTCGAATATTATATCAGAATAGTTTAGTCACTAAGGATCGAAGATTGATAAGTTCAAATACTTATTCCGCAGAAGAAAAATATAAAGAATTGGTAAGTATGTATCCTCAAATTCCTCAAAGAATTCCTCAACATCTAATAGCTTCATATTTAGGTGTGACTCCAGAAACTATTAGCAGAATTAAAAAAAATATCTAA
- a CDS encoding transposase: MYKNDRVTRRYSEPFKLKILSELSTGKYTKYELGKLYGIAPSTINEWIRKYERKDLMNTRVMIETKDEITRIKALQKEIEQLKKLLLKKDMDQLVDDAYLEVAAQKLGYKSVLELKKKLNIKP, translated from the coding sequence ATGTATAAAAATGACAGAGTAACCAGACGTTACAGTGAACCATTCAAATTAAAAATTTTATCAGAACTTAGTACTGGGAAATACACAAAGTATGAACTAGGCAAACTCTATGGGATTGCTCCTTCCACCATCAATGAATGGATCAGAAAGTATGAACGTAAAGACCTAATGAACACAAGGGTTATGATAGAAACAAAGGATGAAATAACACGGATCAAAGCACTCCAAAAAGAGATTGAACAGCTTAAAAAACTACTCCTTAAAAAGGATATGGATCAACTTGTCGATGATGCATACTTGGAAGTAGCTGCTCAAAAACTAGGCTACAAAAGTGTCTTGGAACTTAAAAAAAAACTAAATATCAAGCCTTAA
- a CDS encoding HigA family addiction module antitoxin, whose protein sequence is MKKLENIHPGEILKEEFLDPMEITAYRLSKETFIPQTRISEIIKKKRRITADTALRLSKYFGTTAKFWLGLQDDYDLEEEKSLKEKEFNNIKPLENNAA, encoded by the coding sequence ATGAAAAAGTTAGAAAATATACATCCTGGAGAAATCTTGAAAGAAGAATTTTTAGATCCAATGGAAATTACTGCATACCGACTTTCTAAAGAAACTTTTATTCCGCAGACAAGAATAAGTGAAATCATAAAAAAGAAAAGAAGAATTACTGCTGACACCGCTCTTCGACTTTCAAAATATTTTGGAACCACAGCAAAATTTTGGCTGGGATTGCAAGATGATTATGATTTAGAAGAAGAAAAATCTTTAAAGGAGAAAGAATTCAATAACATAAAACCGTTAGAAAATAACGCAGCCTAA